In Balaenoptera acutorostrata chromosome 19, mBalAcu1.1, whole genome shotgun sequence, the following proteins share a genomic window:
- the TIMM50 gene encoding mitochondrial import inner membrane translocase subunit TIM50 isoform X2, translating into MAASAAPFLRLRSGLRQGAWGLCARFATPPPRAPDQATEIGSRAGIKAQAQGPQQQRNSEGPSYAKKVALWLAGLLGAGGTASVIYIFGNNSVDENGAKIPDEFDNDPILVQQLRRTYKYFKDYRQMIIEPTSPCLLPDPLREPYYQPPYTLVLELTGVLLHPEWSLATGWRFKKRPGIETLFQQLAPLYEIVIFTSETGMTAFPLIDSVDPHGFISYRLFRDATRYMDGHHVKDISCLNRDPARVVVVDCKKEAFRLQPYNGVALRPWNGNSDDRVLLDLSAFLKTIALNGVEDVRTVLEHYALEEDPLEAFKQRQSRLEQEEQQRLAELSKSSKQNLFFGSLTSRLWPRSKQP; encoded by the exons ATGGCGGCCTCGGCGGCGCCGTTCCTGCGATTACGGAGCGGGCTCCGGCAAGGCGCGTGGGGGCTATGCGCGAGATTCGCGACGCCGCCCCCTCGGGCCCCGGACCAG GCTACAGAGATTGGGAGCCGAGCAGGCATTaaggcccaggcccaggggccACAGCAGCAGAGGAACTCGGAGGGTCCCAGCTATGCCAAAAAAGTCGCACTCTGGCTTGCTGGGCTGCTCGGGGCTGGTGGGACCGCGAGCGTCATCTATATTTTTG GAAACAACTCTGTGGATGAAAATGGTGCCAAG ATTCCCGATGAATTCGACAACG ATCCAATTCTGGTACAGCAGTTGCGCCGGACATACAAATATTTCAAAGATTATAGACAG ATGATCATCGAGCCCACCAGCCCCTGCCTTCTCCCAGACCCTCTGCGGGAGCCGTACTACCAACCACCGTACACACTGGTCTTGGAGCTCACTGGCGTCCTCTTGCACCCTGAGTGGTCG CTGGCCACTGGCTGGAGGTTTAAGAAGCGTCCAGGCATCGAGACCTTATTCCAGCAGCTCGCCCCTTTGTATGAAATCGTCATCTTTACGTCAGAGACTGGCATG ACTGCCTTTCCACTCATCGACAGCGTGGACCCCCACGGCTTCATCTCCTACCGCCTGTTCCGGGACGCCACGAGATACATGGATGGGCACCATGTTAAG GACATTTCGTGTCTGAATCGGGACCCAGCCCGAGTAGTAGTCGTGGACTGCAAGAAGGAAGCCTTCCGCCTACAGCCCTACAACGGCGTCGCCCTGCGGCCCTGGAATGGCAACTCCGATGACCGGGTCTTATTGGACCTATCTGCCTTTCTGAAGA CCATTGCTCTGAATGGTGTGGAGGATGTCCGAACTGTGCTGGAGCACTACGCCCTGGAGGAAGACCCACTGGAGGCTTTCAAACAGCGGCAAAGCCGGCTGGAGCAG GAGGAGCAGCAGCGGCTGGCTGAGCTCTCCAAATCCAGCAAGCAGAACCTCTTCTTTGGCTCCCTTACCAGCCGCTTGTGGCCTCGCTCCAAACAGCCCTGA
- the TIMM50 gene encoding mitochondrial import inner membrane translocase subunit TIM50 isoform X1, with the protein MAASAAPFLRLRSGLRQGAWGLCARFATPPPRAPDQLQATEIGSRAGIKAQAQGPQQQRNSEGPSYAKKVALWLAGLLGAGGTASVIYIFGNNSVDENGAKIPDEFDNDPILVQQLRRTYKYFKDYRQMIIEPTSPCLLPDPLREPYYQPPYTLVLELTGVLLHPEWSLATGWRFKKRPGIETLFQQLAPLYEIVIFTSETGMTAFPLIDSVDPHGFISYRLFRDATRYMDGHHVKDISCLNRDPARVVVVDCKKEAFRLQPYNGVALRPWNGNSDDRVLLDLSAFLKTIALNGVEDVRTVLEHYALEEDPLEAFKQRQSRLEQEEQQRLAELSKSSKQNLFFGSLTSRLWPRSKQP; encoded by the exons ATGGCGGCCTCGGCGGCGCCGTTCCTGCGATTACGGAGCGGGCTCCGGCAAGGCGCGTGGGGGCTATGCGCGAGATTCGCGACGCCGCCCCCTCGGGCCCCGGACCAG TTGCAGGCTACAGAGATTGGGAGCCGAGCAGGCATTaaggcccaggcccaggggccACAGCAGCAGAGGAACTCGGAGGGTCCCAGCTATGCCAAAAAAGTCGCACTCTGGCTTGCTGGGCTGCTCGGGGCTGGTGGGACCGCGAGCGTCATCTATATTTTTG GAAACAACTCTGTGGATGAAAATGGTGCCAAG ATTCCCGATGAATTCGACAACG ATCCAATTCTGGTACAGCAGTTGCGCCGGACATACAAATATTTCAAAGATTATAGACAG ATGATCATCGAGCCCACCAGCCCCTGCCTTCTCCCAGACCCTCTGCGGGAGCCGTACTACCAACCACCGTACACACTGGTCTTGGAGCTCACTGGCGTCCTCTTGCACCCTGAGTGGTCG CTGGCCACTGGCTGGAGGTTTAAGAAGCGTCCAGGCATCGAGACCTTATTCCAGCAGCTCGCCCCTTTGTATGAAATCGTCATCTTTACGTCAGAGACTGGCATG ACTGCCTTTCCACTCATCGACAGCGTGGACCCCCACGGCTTCATCTCCTACCGCCTGTTCCGGGACGCCACGAGATACATGGATGGGCACCATGTTAAG GACATTTCGTGTCTGAATCGGGACCCAGCCCGAGTAGTAGTCGTGGACTGCAAGAAGGAAGCCTTCCGCCTACAGCCCTACAACGGCGTCGCCCTGCGGCCCTGGAATGGCAACTCCGATGACCGGGTCTTATTGGACCTATCTGCCTTTCTGAAGA CCATTGCTCTGAATGGTGTGGAGGATGTCCGAACTGTGCTGGAGCACTACGCCCTGGAGGAAGACCCACTGGAGGCTTTCAAACAGCGGCAAAGCCGGCTGGAGCAG GAGGAGCAGCAGCGGCTGGCTGAGCTCTCCAAATCCAGCAAGCAGAACCTCTTCTTTGGCTCCCTTACCAGCCGCTTGTGGCCTCGCTCCAAACAGCCCTGA